In Streptomyces sp. NBC_01426, one genomic interval encodes:
- a CDS encoding SCO1417 family MocR-like transcription factor encodes MAQWTSAVGAAQLARLITSQQGRSATSGTRKPPAYRSLADGIRLLVLEGRVPVAARLPAERELAVALTVSRTTVAAAYEALRGEGFLESRRGAGSWTAVPAGNPLPARGLEPLPPESLGSMIDLGCAALPAPEPWLTKAVQGALEELPPYAHTHGDYPAGLPALRRMLADRYTERGIPTMPEQIMVTTGAMGAIDAICSLFAGRGERIAVESPSYANILQLMRAAGVRLVPVAMAAGLSGWDMDVWRQVLRDSAPRLAYVVADFHNPTGALAPDEQRRAMVEAARSAGTVLVADETMAELRLDPDVEMPRPVCAFDPAGSTVVTVGSASKAFWAGMRIGWVRAAPDVIRSLVAARAYADLGTPVLEQLAVNWLMRTGGWEEAVGIRRDQARENRDALVAAVRRELPDWEFQVPRGGLTLWARAGGLSGSRLAEVGERVGVRVPSGPRFGVDGAFEGYVRLPFTVGGPVAEEAASRLAAAARLVGTGAGGSGAEPPRTFVA; translated from the coding sequence ATGGCTCAGTGGACCTCGGCGGTCGGCGCCGCACAGCTCGCCCGCCTCATCACCTCGCAGCAGGGGCGCTCCGCCACGTCCGGCACGCGCAAGCCGCCCGCCTACCGCAGCCTCGCCGACGGCATCCGGCTCCTCGTCCTCGAAGGGCGCGTCCCCGTCGCCGCCCGGCTGCCCGCCGAGCGGGAGCTGGCCGTCGCGCTCACCGTCAGCCGCACCACCGTCGCCGCCGCCTACGAGGCCCTGCGCGGCGAAGGCTTCCTCGAATCCCGCCGGGGCGCCGGCAGCTGGACCGCCGTGCCCGCCGGGAACCCGCTTCCCGCCCGGGGCCTGGAACCCCTGCCGCCCGAGTCCCTCGGCTCGATGATCGACCTCGGCTGCGCCGCCCTGCCGGCCCCCGAGCCCTGGCTCACCAAGGCCGTCCAGGGAGCCCTGGAGGAACTGCCGCCGTACGCGCACACCCACGGCGACTACCCCGCCGGCCTGCCCGCCCTGCGCAGGATGCTCGCCGACCGCTACACCGAGCGCGGCATCCCCACGATGCCCGAGCAGATCATGGTGACCACCGGGGCCATGGGCGCCATCGACGCCATCTGCAGCCTCTTCGCGGGACGCGGCGAACGCATCGCCGTCGAATCCCCGTCCTACGCCAACATCCTCCAGCTCATGCGCGCCGCCGGGGTGCGCCTCGTACCCGTCGCGATGGCCGCCGGGCTGAGCGGCTGGGACATGGACGTCTGGCGGCAGGTGCTGCGCGACTCCGCCCCCCGGCTCGCCTACGTGGTCGCCGACTTCCACAACCCCACCGGCGCCCTCGCCCCGGACGAACAGCGCCGCGCGATGGTGGAGGCGGCCCGCTCGGCCGGCACCGTGCTCGTCGCCGACGAGACCATGGCCGAACTCCGGCTGGACCCGGACGTGGAGATGCCCCGTCCGGTCTGCGCCTTCGACCCCGCCGGCTCCACGGTCGTCACCGTCGGTTCCGCGAGCAAGGCCTTCTGGGCCGGCATGCGCATCGGCTGGGTCCGCGCGGCCCCCGACGTCATCCGCAGCCTGGTCGCGGCCCGCGCGTACGCCGACCTCGGCACGCCCGTGCTCGAACAGCTCGCGGTGAACTGGCTGATGCGGACCGGGGGCTGGGAGGAGGCCGTCGGGATCCGCCGCGACCAGGCCCGGGAGAACCGCGACGCGCTCGTCGCCGCGGTACGCCGGGAACTGCCCGACTGGGAGTTCCAGGTCCCCCGGGGCGGCCTCACCCTGTGGGCCCGCGCGGGCGGACTGTCCGGGTCCCGGCTGGCCGAGGTGGGGGAGCGGGTCGGCGTACGGGTCCCCTCGGGCCCCCGGTTCGGCGTGGACGGGGCCTTCGAGGGGTACGTCCGGCTGCCGTTCACGGTCGGCGGCCCGGTGGCCGAGGAGGCCGCCTCGCGGCTCGCGGCGGCGGCCCGGCTGGTCGGCACGGGCGCCGGCGGCAGCGGGGCGGAACCCCCGCGCACGTTCGTCGCCTGA